In a genomic window of Pontibacter liquoris:
- a CDS encoding DUF1810 domain-containing protein, giving the protein MSDTYNLHRFLDAQENAYQAALTEIKNGRKTSHWMWFIFPQVAGLGFSETSKFYAIKSRAEAVAYLNHPVLGKRLFEITEALLTLKGKSASQIFGSPDDMKLKSSMTLFNAVSTGNPVFQKVLDKYFNGEPDQKTLQLLAQEN; this is encoded by the coding sequence ATGTCCGATACCTATAACCTACATCGCTTCTTAGACGCACAGGAAAATGCTTACCAGGCTGCGCTGACCGAGATAAAAAACGGGCGAAAAACCAGCCATTGGATGTGGTTTATTTTTCCGCAGGTGGCTGGCCTTGGCTTTAGCGAAACGTCTAAGTTCTACGCCATTAAAAGCCGGGCTGAAGCTGTTGCCTACTTAAACCACCCGGTTTTAGGAAAACGATTGTTCGAAATTACGGAGGCTTTATTAACCTTAAAAGGCAAGTCAGCCAGCCAGATCTTCGGTAGCCCGGACGATATGAAACTGAAATCCAGCATGACGCTTTTTAACGCGGTAAGCACAGGCAATCCTGTATTTCAGAAGGTGCTGGACAAATACTTTAACGGGGAGCCCGATCAGAAGACCTTGCAATTACTTGCGCAGGAAAACTAA
- a CDS encoding 1,4-dihydroxy-2-naphthoyl-CoA synthase, producing the protein MSKANWVTVKEYQDITYKKADGVARIAFNRPDVRNAFRPKTVFELFDAFLDAREDTSIGVVLLSAEGPSSKDGVYSFCSGGDQNARGFQGYVDEEGIPRLNILEVQRLIRFMPKVVIAVVPGWAVGGGHSLHVVCDLTLASKEHAIFKQTDADVTSFDGGYGSAYLAKMVGQKRAREIFFLGRNYSAQNAYDMGMVNAVIPHAELEDTAYDWAQEILAKSPTSIKMLKFAFNATDDGMVGQQVFAGEATRLAYMTEEAKEGRNAFLEKRKPNFKNIPWIS; encoded by the coding sequence ATGAGCAAAGCAAATTGGGTAACCGTGAAGGAATACCAGGATATAACTTACAAAAAAGCCGACGGCGTAGCCCGCATCGCTTTTAACCGCCCGGATGTGCGCAATGCCTTCCGTCCTAAAACCGTGTTCGAACTGTTCGATGCCTTTTTGGATGCGCGCGAAGATACAAGTATAGGCGTGGTGTTATTATCGGCGGAAGGTCCTTCCAGCAAAGATGGTGTTTATAGTTTCTGCAGCGGCGGCGACCAGAATGCGCGCGGCTTCCAGGGTTACGTGGATGAAGAAGGCATTCCGCGCCTGAACATACTGGAAGTGCAGCGCCTGATCCGTTTTATGCCCAAAGTAGTGATTGCCGTAGTACCGGGTTGGGCAGTGGGCGGCGGCCACAGCCTGCACGTAGTATGCGACCTGACACTGGCCAGCAAAGAGCACGCAATCTTTAAGCAAACGGATGCCGATGTGACCAGCTTCGACGGTGGGTATGGCTCGGCTTACCTGGCAAAAATGGTCGGCCAGAAACGTGCCCGTGAGATCTTCTTTTTGGGCCGCAACTACTCGGCGCAGAATGCCTACGACATGGGCATGGTGAACGCTGTGATTCCGCATGCTGAGTTGGAAGACACCGCTTACGACTGGGCCCAGGAGATCCTGGCGAAATCGCCCACTTCGATCAAAATGCTTAAGTTCGCCTTCAACGCTACGGACGATGGTATGGTAGGCCAGCAGGTTTTTGCCGGCGAAGCCACCCGCCTGGCCTACATGACCGAAGAAGCCAAAGAAGGTCGCAACGCTTTCCTGGAAAAGCGCAAACCAAACTTCAAGAACATCCCCTGGATCTCGTAA
- a CDS encoding THUMP domain-containing class I SAM-dependent RNA methyltransferase, whose product MAKQNPNGNFNITVTTLAGLEEVLAAELQALDMDYIKVGHRAVTCSGTLRQLYEANLWCRTAIRVLKPFLTFKARNEKELYEQVQKTNWAEYLDLDQTFAIDASVSHSTFEHSLFLAQLTKDAIVDQFRKATGERPSVDRIRPDVRLNLHMHENLVTLSLDSSGDSLHRRGYRLQTNVAPLNEVLAAGIIALTGWDKKATLIDPMCGSGTFLIEAAMMAQNIAPGLFRRDPFGFEKWKDYDDSLFEMIWNTAEAKVKREPQATILGFDIDPDYVEAAMVNIRNAGLEHVIRVEQADFFKTQAPATPGVVVMNPPYNERILSDDINLLYKNIGDALKNNYQGYDAFVFTGNLEAAKSIGLRTSRRIPLFNGSIDCRLLKYELYRGSKRGEEQVKEV is encoded by the coding sequence ATGGCGAAACAGAACCCGAACGGCAATTTCAATATTACGGTCACTACCTTGGCAGGCCTCGAAGAGGTGCTGGCCGCAGAGCTGCAGGCCCTGGATATGGACTATATCAAGGTGGGGCACCGCGCCGTAACCTGCTCCGGCACGCTGCGCCAGCTTTACGAGGCGAACCTGTGGTGCCGCACTGCCATTAGGGTGCTCAAACCCTTCCTCACGTTTAAAGCGCGTAACGAAAAAGAGCTGTATGAGCAGGTGCAGAAAACCAACTGGGCCGAGTACCTGGACCTGGATCAGACCTTTGCAATTGATGCTTCGGTGAGCCACTCCACGTTTGAGCACTCGCTTTTCCTGGCGCAGCTCACCAAAGACGCCATTGTGGACCAGTTCCGCAAAGCCACCGGCGAGCGCCCTTCCGTAGACCGCATCCGCCCGGACGTGCGCCTAAACCTGCACATGCACGAAAACCTGGTAACCCTCTCGCTGGATTCGTCCGGCGACTCGCTGCACCGCCGCGGCTACCGCCTTCAGACAAACGTGGCGCCCCTGAACGAGGTGCTGGCTGCCGGCATTATCGCGCTGACCGGCTGGGATAAAAAAGCAACGCTGATCGACCCGATGTGTGGCTCGGGCACCTTCCTGATCGAAGCGGCCATGATGGCGCAGAACATTGCCCCGGGCCTGTTCCGCCGCGATCCGTTTGGCTTTGAGAAATGGAAAGACTACGATGACAGCCTGTTTGAGATGATCTGGAATACAGCCGAAGCCAAAGTGAAGCGTGAACCACAGGCAACTATCCTGGGTTTCGATATTGACCCGGACTATGTAGAAGCCGCCATGGTCAACATCCGCAATGCCGGGTTGGAGCATGTGATCAGGGTGGAACAGGCCGACTTCTTTAAAACCCAGGCTCCGGCCACGCCAGGTGTCGTGGTAATGAACCCGCCTTATAACGAGCGGATCTTATCGGATGATATTAACCTGCTTTACAAGAATATAGGCGATGCGCTGAAAAATAACTACCAAGGCTACGATGCATTCGTGTTTACGGGAAACCTGGAGGCCGCCAAAAGTATCGGCCTGCGCACCTCGCGCCGCATTCCGCTTTTCAATGGTTCCATCGACTGCCGCCTGCTTAAGTATGAACTCTATAGAGGCAGTAAAAGGGGAGAAGAGCAGGTAAAGGAAGTATAA
- the murB gene encoding UDP-N-acetylmuramate dehydrogenase, with amino-acid sequence MKIQSDVSLQPYNTFGIAVKARLFARFDSVQELQELLQMPELAREEKLVLGGGSNLLFTKDFAGVVLQNGIKGIEKVSETDSYTLVKAGGGEVWHEFVLYTLQHDLGGAENLSLIPGTVGAAPLQNIGAYGVELKDIFYELEAVHIETGQVQTFDHAACGFGYRESVFKGELKGQFIVTAVTFKLQKKHTLNTSYGAIQSTLEEMQVQQPTIQDVSRAVCHIRQSKLPDPKTIGNAGSFFKNPEIPLSQYESLKAQFPDIPSYPVTPTTVKVPAGWLIEQCGWKGKVIDNYGVHKNQALVLVNYGGASGQAVRQLAYTIIDSVAEKFGIRLHPEVNIL; translated from the coding sequence ATGAAAATACAGTCAGACGTTTCGCTTCAGCCCTATAATACCTTTGGCATTGCAGTAAAAGCCAGGCTCTTTGCCCGCTTTGATAGTGTGCAGGAGTTGCAGGAACTGCTCCAGATGCCCGAACTGGCCAGAGAAGAAAAGCTGGTGCTTGGTGGCGGAAGCAACCTGCTCTTCACAAAAGACTTTGCCGGCGTGGTGCTACAAAACGGCATTAAAGGCATTGAAAAGGTGAGCGAAACAGACTCTTATACCTTGGTGAAAGCCGGCGGCGGCGAAGTATGGCACGAGTTTGTACTTTATACCTTGCAGCATGATTTAGGCGGGGCCGAGAACCTCTCGTTGATCCCGGGCACGGTTGGTGCTGCGCCGCTACAGAATATCGGGGCATATGGCGTGGAGCTGAAAGATATCTTTTACGAGCTGGAGGCTGTCCATATCGAAACGGGCCAGGTACAGACATTCGATCATGCGGCCTGCGGGTTTGGCTACCGCGAAAGTGTGTTCAAAGGCGAGTTAAAAGGCCAGTTCATTGTAACAGCGGTTACCTTTAAGCTGCAGAAAAAACACACGCTAAACACCTCATACGGTGCCATCCAAAGTACCTTGGAAGAGATGCAGGTGCAGCAGCCTACCATACAGGATGTGAGCAGGGCGGTGTGCCACATCCGCCAGAGCAAACTGCCCGATCCGAAGACAATTGGCAATGCCGGCAGCTTCTTTAAAAATCCGGAAATACCGCTGAGCCAGTATGAAAGCCTGAAGGCCCAATTCCCGGATATTCCTTCTTACCCGGTTACCCCCACCACCGTGAAAGTACCTGCCGGCTGGCTCATTGAGCAGTGCGGCTGGAAAGGAAAGGTGATCGACAACTATGGCGTGCATAAAAACCAGGCCCTGGTGCTGGTCAATTACGGCGGCGCTTCCGGCCAGGCGGTACGCCAGCTGGCTTATACCATCATCGATTCGGTAGCGGAAAAATTTGGCATCCGACTGCACCCGGAAGTTAACATTTTGTAG
- a CDS encoding lipocalin family protein yields MTKHLLNYLFAAVLLVTLFGCSKDDDKDTAPTPAALLTAQTWHGAKLYINGTAATDNAQIKDILFDIKTVALTFKDDREYTATYSQIHEGGVVEDFRDEGTWDLIENNTKIRFNFLPSDSEIKKLTADELHISSVLENPDGDITFELRFVK; encoded by the coding sequence ATGACTAAACACCTGTTAAACTACCTATTTGCCGCTGTGCTGCTTGTAACGCTTTTTGGTTGCAGCAAAGACGACGACAAAGACACGGCTCCTACCCCGGCTGCTTTGTTAACCGCTCAAACCTGGCATGGCGCTAAGCTCTACATCAATGGCACAGCTGCTACGGACAATGCTCAGATAAAAGACATCCTGTTCGATATTAAGACAGTTGCCTTAACATTTAAGGATGACCGGGAATATACCGCCACCTATAGCCAGATACACGAAGGCGGGGTGGTTGAAGATTTCAGGGATGAAGGTACTTGGGATCTGATCGAGAATAATACCAAGATCCGGTTCAATTTCTTACCAAGCGATTCAGAGATCAAGAAACTAACAGCCGATGAACTCCACATCAGCTCGGTGCTGGAAAATCCTGATGGCGATATTACCTTTGAACTCCGTTTTGTAAAGTAA
- a CDS encoding DUF4923 family protein, giving the protein MKKHPLLAFLFVVLSVLSLASCGNDDDDDKDPSKRALLTGGEWKGQMVLFDGVDYSDSLEAVGLDVSNFRLLFKDDGTGTSNFLGQTSNGSWEFGSNEQSIIFGKGTADESQATIKKLTATELYLEFAADELGANDPNDPVQVEKVEMRFGR; this is encoded by the coding sequence ATGAAAAAACATCCGTTACTCGCATTCCTGTTTGTGGTCCTATCTGTGCTGTCACTTGCCAGCTGCGGCAACGACGATGACGACGACAAAGATCCCTCTAAGCGTGCGCTGCTAACCGGCGGCGAATGGAAGGGCCAGATGGTCTTGTTTGATGGCGTAGATTACAGCGACTCATTAGAAGCTGTCGGTCTTGACGTCTCCAATTTCAGGCTACTCTTTAAAGATGATGGCACGGGCACCTCAAACTTTCTGGGTCAGACTAGCAATGGCAGCTGGGAGTTTGGAAGCAACGAACAAAGTATCATCTTTGGAAAAGGGACGGCAGACGAGTCGCAGGCCACCATCAAAAAGTTAACTGCCACCGAGCTATACCTCGAATTTGCGGCTGATGAGCTGGGAGCAAATGATCCGAATGATCCCGTACAGGTAGAGAAAGTGGAGATGCGCTTCGGCAGATAA
- the ilvA gene encoding threonine ammonia-lyase IlvA: MGKTLTGTQFLVSLQQVEQAAQRLKGVIAKTPLLQNLWLSQKYGAEVYLKREDLQVVRSYKIRGAYNKMASLPPAQREQEIVCASAGNHAQGVAYACQLLGIKGYIFMPAATPAQKVNKVRLFGKDKVEIILTGAAYDDSFAAAKTFCDSRGSTFIAPFDDLAVITGQATVGMEILREASFGIDYLFMPIGGGGLASGLSSVFRQLSPLTRLVGVQPSGAPSMYNSIRAQQRQTLETIDSFVDGAAVKCPGELTYEICRELLDDIVLVPEGQVCEDILKMYNEEGVVLEPAGTLSISALTAYADQIKGKNVVCVISGSNNDITRMEDIKERAMRHQGLKHYFMVTFNQQPGALRTFVNQVLHPEDDIIHFQYIKKNNKETGPVFLGIEVKAPHDVEAIKTRMSEEGFDFEYLNGKQDLLSLLV; this comes from the coding sequence GTGGGTAAAACACTGACCGGTACGCAATTCCTTGTTTCGCTGCAGCAGGTGGAGCAGGCTGCGCAAAGGCTCAAAGGGGTGATCGCCAAAACGCCCCTTTTGCAAAACCTTTGGCTGTCACAGAAGTATGGCGCGGAAGTTTACCTGAAGCGGGAAGACCTGCAGGTGGTGCGCTCCTACAAGATACGGGGGGCTTATAACAAGATGGCTTCCCTGCCACCGGCGCAGCGCGAGCAGGAAATTGTTTGCGCCAGCGCAGGCAACCATGCGCAGGGGGTGGCTTATGCCTGCCAGCTGCTGGGCATTAAAGGGTATATCTTTATGCCCGCCGCTACGCCGGCTCAAAAGGTGAATAAAGTACGGCTGTTTGGGAAAGATAAAGTAGAGATCATACTGACGGGCGCTGCCTACGATGATTCCTTTGCGGCCGCCAAGACCTTTTGCGATAGCCGGGGCAGTACCTTTATCGCTCCTTTTGACGACCTGGCTGTGATAACCGGGCAGGCTACTGTAGGGATGGAAATCCTCAGAGAGGCCTCTTTCGGGATCGACTACCTGTTCATGCCTATCGGTGGGGGAGGATTAGCTTCCGGCCTATCGAGCGTGTTCCGGCAGCTTAGTCCGCTGACCAGGCTCGTGGGAGTGCAGCCCTCCGGCGCTCCTTCCATGTACAATTCCATCCGGGCGCAGCAGCGCCAGACGCTGGAGACCATCGACAGCTTTGTGGATGGCGCTGCCGTAAAATGCCCTGGCGAGCTCACGTATGAAATCTGCCGGGAACTGCTGGATGATATTGTGCTGGTACCCGAAGGGCAAGTATGCGAAGACATCCTGAAGATGTATAACGAGGAAGGTGTGGTGCTGGAGCCTGCCGGTACGCTGAGCATCTCGGCGCTCACTGCATATGCCGATCAGATAAAGGGTAAAAACGTGGTCTGTGTCATCAGCGGCAGCAACAACGACATTACCCGAATGGAGGACATCAAAGAGCGGGCCATGCGCCACCAGGGGCTTAAGCACTACTTTATGGTGACCTTTAACCAGCAGCCCGGTGCCTTGCGGACCTTTGTGAACCAGGTACTGCACCCGGAGGATGATATCATCCACTTCCAGTACATCAAAAAGAACAACAAGGAAACAGGCCCTGTCTTTTTAGGGATCGAAGTAAAGGCGCCGCACGATGTGGAGGCCATCAAAACCCGGATGAGCGAAGAAGGGTTCGACTTTGAATACCTGAACGGCAAGCAGGACCTGCTGAGCCTGCTCGTGTAA
- the ilvC gene encoding ketol-acid reductoisomerase produces the protein MATIKFGGVDETVITRDEFPLSKAREVLQNEVIAVIGYGVQGPGQALNLRDNGFNVIVGQRKDSASWQKALADGWVEGETLFTIEEAAERGTIIANLLSDAGQIAVWPTLKERLTAGKTLYFSHGFGITFREHTSIVPPADVDVVLAAPKGSGTSLRRLYLQGGGLNSSFAVFQDATGKAYEKAVAMGIGIGSGYLFETDFRKEVYSDLTGERGVLMGALAGIIEAQYQVLRQRGHSPSEAFNETVEELTQSLVPLVGENGMDWMFSNCSVTAQRGALDWKGKFREATLPVLNDLYDSVASGAEAQRTIQRGSTPGYRKELEAELQELRESELWQTGAKVRELRTLSK, from the coding sequence ATGGCAACTATCAAATTCGGAGGAGTAGACGAAACGGTGATAACCCGTGATGAATTTCCGCTTTCAAAAGCACGGGAAGTGCTGCAAAACGAAGTGATCGCGGTGATCGGTTACGGCGTGCAGGGCCCCGGCCAGGCGCTCAATCTGCGCGACAACGGCTTCAACGTAATTGTAGGGCAGCGTAAGGATTCCGCTTCCTGGCAAAAAGCATTGGCAGACGGCTGGGTAGAGGGCGAAACGCTCTTTACGATAGAGGAAGCGGCAGAACGTGGCACCATCATCGCCAACCTGCTTTCCGATGCCGGGCAGATCGCCGTGTGGCCTACGCTCAAAGAACGACTCACTGCCGGTAAAACCTTATACTTCTCCCATGGCTTTGGCATCACTTTCCGGGAGCATACCAGCATTGTGCCCCCTGCGGATGTTGATGTGGTACTGGCAGCTCCGAAAGGAAGCGGCACCAGCCTGCGCCGGCTATACTTGCAGGGTGGCGGCCTGAATTCTTCCTTTGCCGTGTTCCAGGATGCCACAGGCAAGGCGTATGAGAAAGCGGTGGCCATGGGCATCGGCATTGGTTCCGGCTACCTCTTCGAGACCGACTTCCGGAAAGAAGTATACAGTGACCTGACCGGGGAGCGTGGCGTGCTAATGGGTGCCTTGGCCGGCATCATAGAGGCACAGTACCAGGTGCTACGGCAGCGGGGACACTCGCCATCCGAAGCGTTCAACGAAACAGTAGAAGAACTCACCCAGAGCCTGGTGCCGCTGGTAGGCGAAAATGGCATGGACTGGATGTTCTCTAACTGCTCGGTAACTGCCCAGCGGGGTGCCCTTGATTGGAAAGGTAAATTCAGAGAAGCCACTTTGCCTGTGTTAAATGATCTTTACGACAGCGTGGCATCGGGGGCCGAAGCACAGCGCACCATCCAGCGAGGCTCTACGCCAGGTTACCGCAAGGAGCTGGAAGCAGAACTACAGGAACTGCGCGAATCAGAATTATGGCAAACGGGCGCCAAGGTACGAGAGCTGCGCACGCTGAGTAAATAA
- the ilvB gene encoding biosynthetic-type acetolactate synthase large subunit has translation MLTKETPALSVPDQAKTVSGAEAVILSLLAEKADTIFGYPGGAIMPVYDALFDYADQVNHILVRHEQGAIHAAQGYARVTGKAGVCLATSGPGATNLITGLADAKADSTPVVCITGQVASGLLGTDAFQEADVISLTSAVTKWNIQVTNAVDIPAVISMAFYLAQSGRPGPVLIDITKDAQFAKVPFRYEKCEQVPYYTPKPLLDPMAAQQAAALINSARKPLILAGQGIHLAGAHEELLALAERADIPVATTLLGLSAIPSDHPLHVGLLGMHGNYAPNIKTNEADLIIAVGMRFDDRVTGRTDTYAKQANVIHIDLDPAEINKIIKADVGLVADAREALAALTGLVEENEHRDWLQEFRTCMEQEYEKVVRHDLFPAPERKISMGEVLRLVNEVAEEDSILVTDVGQHQMVASRYFNFRRQKSNITSGGLGTMGFALPAAIGAKAGRPQAQVIAVIGDGGFQMNIQELGTIMQTGIAVKIILLNNNYLGMVRQWQQLFFEKRYSFVEMDNPDFVKIAQGYGISARKVDQREELQQALQAVLSSPHAELLEVVVGKEDNVFPMIPTGACVSEMRLE, from the coding sequence ATGTTAACGAAAGAGACACCAGCCCTCAGCGTGCCTGATCAGGCGAAAACAGTATCGGGTGCGGAGGCTGTTATACTTTCCCTGCTGGCCGAGAAAGCAGATACGATCTTCGGCTACCCGGGAGGGGCGATCATGCCCGTATACGATGCCTTGTTTGACTATGCGGATCAGGTCAACCACATCCTGGTGCGCCATGAACAGGGTGCTATCCATGCTGCCCAAGGCTATGCCCGCGTAACCGGTAAAGCTGGCGTTTGCCTGGCCACCTCGGGGCCGGGAGCAACCAACCTTATCACGGGGCTAGCAGATGCCAAAGCCGATTCCACACCGGTCGTTTGCATTACGGGGCAGGTTGCATCCGGACTGCTGGGCACGGATGCCTTCCAGGAGGCCGATGTGATCAGTCTGACGAGCGCTGTTACCAAATGGAATATACAGGTCACCAATGCAGTTGATATTCCGGCCGTGATCAGCATGGCCTTTTACCTGGCGCAGAGCGGCAGGCCGGGGCCGGTTCTAATCGATATCACCAAAGATGCCCAGTTTGCCAAAGTACCTTTCCGGTATGAGAAGTGCGAGCAGGTGCCATACTATACACCCAAACCCTTGCTGGACCCTATGGCTGCGCAACAGGCGGCCGCGCTAATCAACAGTGCCCGCAAACCGCTTATCCTGGCAGGGCAGGGGATACACCTGGCCGGCGCACATGAAGAACTGCTGGCCCTGGCCGAAAGAGCCGACATACCGGTCGCCACGACCTTACTGGGTTTGTCGGCCATCCCTTCCGACCACCCCTTGCATGTGGGTTTGCTTGGGATGCATGGCAACTATGCCCCCAATATCAAAACCAATGAAGCCGATCTGATCATTGCGGTAGGAATGCGCTTTGATGACCGCGTAACCGGCCGGACAGATACCTATGCCAAACAGGCCAATGTCATCCACATTGACCTGGACCCGGCCGAGATCAACAAGATCATCAAAGCCGATGTGGGCCTGGTAGCAGATGCCCGCGAAGCCCTGGCGGCGCTCACCGGGCTGGTGGAAGAAAATGAACATCGGGACTGGCTGCAGGAATTCAGAACCTGCATGGAGCAGGAATATGAGAAAGTAGTGCGGCATGATCTTTTCCCGGCCCCGGAACGCAAGATAAGTATGGGGGAGGTGCTGCGCCTTGTAAACGAGGTTGCAGAGGAGGATAGTATTCTGGTAACGGACGTGGGGCAGCACCAGATGGTCGCTTCCCGCTACTTTAACTTCCGCCGGCAGAAAAGCAACATTACCTCCGGAGGCCTCGGCACGATGGGCTTTGCGCTTCCGGCTGCCATCGGCGCCAAAGCCGGTCGCCCCCAAGCCCAAGTCATTGCCGTGATAGGGGACGGCGGCTTTCAGATGAACATCCAGGAACTCGGGACCATTATGCAAACAGGGATCGCCGTCAAGATCATCCTTCTGAATAACAATTACCTGGGGATGGTGCGGCAGTGGCAGCAGCTCTTTTTCGAGAAACGCTACTCTTTTGTGGAGATGGATAACCCTGACTTTGTGAAAATAGCCCAGGGGTATGGCATCAGCGCCAGGAAAGTGGACCAGCGGGAGGAATTGCAGCAAGCCCTGCAGGCGGTACTTAGCAGCCCGCATGCCGAGCTGCTGGAAGTGGTGGTAGGCAAGGAAGACAATGTTTTCCCGATGATCCCCACCGGGGCCTGCGTGTCCGAAATGCGGCTGGAGTAA